GGCGCGTAAGATCTCCGGAATCTCATCGAACGAGTCGAGCAAGAAAAACCACCTGCTCCGCCGAGCATAATCGTCCCAGTTGTCGCGAACGAAGGCGGCGTTTTCGTCGTACCCCGACCGTACGCTGTCGATGACGAAGCGCTTCAAGTACTCGCCGTCGATCTTCGCGGACGGGTCGAGCGGCAAATCGCGAAGGTTGACGTACAGCGGTATCTTCGCGTTACGATCCGGCCTCGTCGCAGCGCTGGTCGCGTAATGCTTCGCGAGGACGCGGAGCGCGACGCTCTTGCCGCTTCCCGGCTCGCCTTCGAGTACGCATACCCGCCGCATTTTTTCGACAGCCGCGATGAGGGACGTGACGCGCCGTAGCGGCCGGTGTGTCACCTCGCTGCCTGCACCGTCCCTCTGGCTCTCGGGGACCAACACTTCGGCCTCTAGATCGGTAAAGCGCTGGTCGTCCCAGTTTTCGTCGTTCGAGATCCCAGCGAAGCGATCCAACTGCGCTTTGCAGAAGAGCCTGCAGCGCACCAAATCGGCCGCCGCCTCGGGTGCGCGATGCTTCGGCTTCCCGATCCCGAGCCGCTTCAGCAGCCAGGCGGCGCCCGCGTAGGCACCCAGGTAGTGCCCAACGACGGCGAGCACGCCGAACAACGCGACGCCGAACGCCGCCAACCACCATCGCAGTTCAGGACAAGGCCGTCCTGAGAAACATTCGTTGGCGGCGCGCACCAGGTTTGAGAATTCGTCACCCGATGACATCGTCTGAGGCCTCCGTTTCACGAAAGCTTCAGACTTTTCCGCTAGACCCTTGGACTACGGATGGGTCATGTTGGCCGGCACGACGTACTTGTCGAAGTCCTCGGCGTTCACGTAGCCGAGGGACAGCGCCGCGTCTTTGAGCGTCGTTCCTTCGTGATGCGCCTTCTTCGCGATCTCCGCCGCCTTGTCGTAGCCGATCTTCGGCGTGAGCGCGGTGACCGTCATCAGCGACTCGCCGAGATACTTCGCGATCACCGGCTCGTTCGCGCGGAGCCCTTCGACCGCGTGCTCGCGGAACATGGTGCACGCGTCTTGCAGCAGCCGGCACGAGTGCAGGAAGTTGTAGATCATCACCGGGTTGAAGACGTTGAGCTCGAAGTTGCCTTGCGAGCCGCCGAACCCGATCGCGACGTCGTTGCCGAACACTTGCACGCACACCATCGTCAGCGCTTCGGACTGCGTCGGGTTCACTTTGCCCGGCATGATCGAGGAGCCGGGCTCGTTCTCCGGCAGAATCAGCTCGCCGATCCCGGCGCGCGGCCCGGAGGCGAGCCAGCGCACGTCGTTCGCGATCTTCATCAGCGAGGCGGCGAGGGTCTTGAGCGCGCCCGACGCGGCGACGACTTCGTCGTGCGAGGCCAGCGCGGCAAACTTGTTGGGATGCGAGCGGAACGGCAGCCCCGTCAGCTCGGCGATCTTCTTCGCGGCGCGATCCGCGAACTCGGGATGCGCGTTCAATCCCGTGCCGACGGCGGTTCCGCCGATCGCAAGATCGTACAAATCGTCGAGCGCGAAGCGCAGCCGCTTCAGATCCCGGTCCAGCTGGCTGACGTAGCCGGAGAACTCCTGGCCCAGCGTCAGCGGCGTCGCGTCCTGCAAGTGCGTGCGGCCGACCTTGACGACGTCCTGCCACTCCTTCGCCTTCGCGTCGAGGGCGTCGCGGAGCTGCTCGACCGCGGGGAGCAGCGCGATCATCGCCTCGGCCGCCGCCATGTGCATCGCGGTCGGGAACGTGTCGTTCGAGGACTGCGACATGTTGACGTGGTCGTTGGGGTGGATCGGCTTCTTCGAACCCATCTCGCCGCCGGCGATCTCGATCGCGCGGTTCGAGATCACCTCGTTGACGTTCATGTTCGTCTGCGTGCCGGAGCCCGTCTGCCACACGCGCAGCGGGAAGTGGTCGGCGAGCTTCCCGGCGATCACCTCGTCGGCGGCCTGCGTGATCAGCTTCGTCTTTTCTTCGTCGAGCTTGCCGAGGTCGCGGTTGACGAGCGCGGCCGCTTTCTTGAGCACCGCCATCGCGCGGATGATCTCGCGCGGCATCACGTCGCGCGGCGTCGCGTCGTCGCCGATGTCGAAGTGGATCAGCGAGCGCGCCGACTGCGCGCCGTAGTACTTGTCGGCGGGGACGTCGATCTTCCCCATCGAGTCGCTCTCGGCGCGGCTGCGGCCGACGGAGCCGTTCGTCTGCGTGCTGGACATGGCACCGGGTTTCGGCGGGAGCGGCCCGGGGAACTCCGCGAGAAACGTCGCAGCGGCGCCCGCTCGGGAAGGGGTGGCGCCTTTTCCCGGCATTCCGCCGTCAGCTTTGGCACTAGGTCCTCCGCGCCGGTTCACTGTATACTTTAGGAGTCGTTCTCGCCCCGGAAGGAGCGTCTTCCATGCGTCTGCTGCGCACCATCGCCGTCGCCGCCGCCCTGCTCGCGGCTCAGGCCGGACCCGCGCTCGCCACCGAGACGACGCTCGTCCTGCCCGGAGGACCCCCGAAGAACGACCCGGCCGTCCTGGACGCGGCGCGCGCCAAGGTCGCCGCCGGCGACACGAAGGGCGCGATCGCCGGCCTCGCGCCGTACGTCGCCGACCACCCGCAGGACGTCGCCGCCGGGCGGCTGCTGGGCGACCTCTACTTCCGCGTCCCCGACTACGCCAAGGCCGAGAAGATCTGGAAGGCGCTGATCGCGTTCGACCCTAGCGACCGCGAGACGCACGGCCGCCTGGGCGCGCTCTACGCGGTTCAGGACCGCATCAACGAGTCGATGTCCGAGTTCCAGCTCAGCCTGCCGAACCGCGCCGGCTACGTGGGGCTGGTGATGATCCACAAGAAGGTCGGCGATCTCACCGACTACCTGGCCGGGTTGCGCACGGAGACCGAGCTGCACCCGTTCAACCTGCCCAAGTGGTCGGAGCTCGGCCAGGCCGAGCGCGCGCTGCACCACTACGCCGCCGCGCTCGACGCGTTCAACCACGTCGCCGGGATCCGCCCGCAGTCGTGCGCCGCGCGCGTCGACCTCGCCAACGCGCTGGTCGATCTGGGCCGCATCGATCCGGCGATCGTT
The DNA window shown above is from Candidatus Eremiobacterota bacterium and carries:
- a CDS encoding tetratricopeptide repeat protein, with the translated sequence MRLLRTIAVAAALLAAQAGPALATETTLVLPGGPPKNDPAVLDAARAKVAAGDTKGAIAGLAPYVADHPQDVAAGRLLGDLYFRVPDYAKAEKIWKALIAFDPSDRETHGRLGALYAVQDRINESMSEFQLSLPNRAGYVGLVMIHKKVGDLTDYLAGLRTETELHPFNLPKWSELGQAERALHHYAAALDAFNHVAGIRPQSCAARVDLANALVDLGRIDPAIVHLKACIAVDPSYYAAVVNLGEAYLEKSDPVTARPLLDRALALHPEGSEALVDIGYTYDMKGDWKTAVGYYNRAIRSDPLRPEAYIDLGYDYSEQRLFPLAEAAYLKGLAVAQDDGRLHYMLAVTYNVQGKVALARDQYRFAINSDEPVIVRQAEHELALLPPK
- the fumC gene encoding class II fumarate hydratase, with product MSSTQTNGSVGRSRAESDSMGKIDVPADKYYGAQSARSLIHFDIGDDATPRDVMPREIIRAMAVLKKAAALVNRDLGKLDEEKTKLITQAADEVIAGKLADHFPLRVWQTGSGTQTNMNVNEVISNRAIEIAGGEMGSKKPIHPNDHVNMSQSSNDTFPTAMHMAAAEAMIALLPAVEQLRDALDAKAKEWQDVVKVGRTHLQDATPLTLGQEFSGYVSQLDRDLKRLRFALDDLYDLAIGGTAVGTGLNAHPEFADRAAKKIAELTGLPFRSHPNKFAALASHDEVVAASGALKTLAASLMKIANDVRWLASGPRAGIGELILPENEPGSSIMPGKVNPTQSEALTMVCVQVFGNDVAIGFGGSQGNFELNVFNPVMIYNFLHSCRLLQDACTMFREHAVEGLRANEPVIAKYLGESLMTVTALTPKIGYDKAAEIAKKAHHEGTTLKDAALSLGYVNAEDFDKYVVPANMTHP